From the Manihot esculenta cultivar AM560-2 chromosome 3, M.esculenta_v8, whole genome shotgun sequence genome, one window contains:
- the LOC110612432 gene encoding aberrant root formation protein 4 — MSAETTQLRESPSIHRLVLRLQEILCSCSKSIEGGDGSSVSELVDFLETVSGSALENPEDEVAQNNALEILSEIQTFLLSATLDQEVIDALSFELPKVASKFAGLSSRCLEIADGIIDHFIAKCSPRDMLSILCGALSATDRPIYSSGYVASILRGLSKVFISLQRRHFEQMKVAIPIILNVLKAACSELGDEDTEDLNLFHRAIGIADSIRAVCAKFEGRINEKFHALLGLYVLQVMALVSFSAGHKVSNCLPLVSQLSNFLPYCDLSYLGLITGSDVDAATNIIIEEVEDDFMSCLSYVKHGASLSVIWGYIYDDVAQAAGGDMSFVRGELQSNQTNRWQAVGMLKHILASTDVLWELKKHAINFLLCITNGNGTRNDGLTDCSIFLPSLCAASQAITKVIIYAPNTELRKNAYEALKRVLADTPTSERFDILTALLTTSDSSSMIAILLDLVRGELHMESLQRVSIKKDEAQQTKNQGSSMTSIWTTEVLKLVDIVLRPPEGGPPSFPEHGDAVLAALNLYRFILITESAGKTNFTEVLSKKNLQKAYNEWLLPLRTVVTGIMTENKNDYDQLAIDTVCALNPVELVLYRCIELVEEKLKHSS, encoded by the exons ATGTCTGCCGAAACCACACAGCTTCGAGAATCTCCTTCCATTCATCGTCTCGTGCTTCGTCTTCAAGAAATCCTATGCTCTTGTTCCAAA tCAATTGAAGGTGGAGATGGAAGCTCAGTGTCGGAGTTGGTCGACTTCCTCGAAACAGTCTCCGGTTCTGCTTTAGAAAACCCTGAAGACGAAGTTGCACAAAACAATGCGTTAGAAATCCTCTCCGAGATCCAAACATTTTTGCTTTCTGCTACTTTAGACCAG GAGGTTATTGATGCACTTTCCTTCGAGTTGCCGAAGGTGGCTTCAAAGTTTGCAGGCTTGTCAAGTAGATGCTTGGAGATTGCTGATGGAATTATTGATCATTTTATAGCGAAATGTAGTCCGCGAGATATGCTTTCAATTCTTTGCGGG GCTTTGAGTGCCACAGATAGGCCGATTTATTCATCTGGCTATGTTGCTTCTATTCTAAGAGGACTCTCAAAAG TATTCATTTCCCTACAAAGGCGTCACTTTGAGCAAATGAAAGTAGCAATACCCATTATCCTAAATGTATTAAAGGCTGCATGTTCAGAGCTGGGTGATGAAGACACAGAAGACCTGAATTTGTTTCACAGAGCTATAGGCATTGCTGATTCCATACGGGCAGTTTGTGCAAAATTT GAAGGCAGAATAAATGAAAAGTTCCACGCTCTGCTTGGTTTATATGTTTTACAAGTCATG GCTCTTGTTTCATTCAGTGCAGGACATAAGGTTTCAAACTGTCTTCCCCTGGTTTCACAGCTTTCCAACTTTCTCCCATACTGTGATCTATCATATCTTGGCTTAATAACTGGATCTGATGTTGATGCAGCGactaatattattattgaag AGGTGGAAGATgattttatgagttgtttatcCTACGTCAAACACGGTGCATCTCTTTCAG TGATCTGGGGTTATATATATGATGATGTTGCTCAAGCTGCTGGAGGGGATATGTCTTTTGTCAGGGGTGAACTTCAAAGTAACCAAACTAACAGGTGGCAAGCAGTAGGCATGTTAAAGCATATACTTGCCTCCACTGATGTGCTATGGGAACTGAAGAAACATGCCATTAACTTCCTGCTTTGCATTACAAATGGAAATGGAACTAGGAATGATGGGCTCACTGACTGCTCTATTTTTTTGCCTAGCCTCTGTGCTGCTTCACAG GCCATTACAAAGGTCATCATTTATGCACCAAATACTGAGTTAAGGAAGAATGCCTATGAGGCATTGAAGAGG GTACTTGCTGATACGCCAACTTCCGAGAGGTTTGATATTTTGACAGCTTTGCTTACAACTAGTGATTCTTCCTCTATG ATTGCAATTCTTTTAGATCTTGTTAGAGGTGAGCTGCACATGGAAAGTTTGCAGAGAGTGTCCATAAAGAAAGATGAAGCCCAGCAAACCAAAAACCAAGGGAGTTCAATGACATCAATATGGACTACTGAGGTGCTCAAATTGGTGGACATAGTTTTGAGGCCTCCAGAGGGAGGACCTCCATCTTTTCCTGAGCATGGAGATGCG GTTCTAGCCGCACTCAACCTGTATAGATTTATATTGATAACAGAATCAGCAG GAAAAACCAATTTTACTGAAGTTCTGTCAAAGAAAAATTTACAGAAGGCATACAATGAGTGGCTTCTGCCCCTTCGAACCGTGGTGACTGGAATTATGACAGAGAACAAGAATGATTATGACCAACTTGCTATTGACACAGTATGTGCTCTTAACCCAGTAGAATTAGTACTATATCGCTGCATTGAGCTTGTTGAAGAAAAGCTTAAACATTCTTCATAA
- the LOC110611302 gene encoding trafficking protein particle complex II-specific subunit 120 homolog — protein sequence MEPDVSIETSCMIRIAVLPIGPVPPNVMRDYYSMFLRHHTIPLSAISSFYTEHQKSPFANQPWDNGSLRFKFVLGGSPPSPWEDFQSNRKILAVIGFCHCPSSPDLDSVVDQFSLACRSYASALVRLCFAFSPCDSQLEDGSKKGENLRFFPRADRQTVEIHLQTMMQDIAASLLMEFEKWVLQAESAGTILKTPLDSQASLGSEEVIKAKKRRLARAQKTIGDYCLLAGSPVDANAHYSTALELARLTADFFWYAGALEGSVCALLIDQLGQKDSVFEDEVKYRYTSVISHYKKSFIPDNAQRVSPLSFELEATLKLARFLCRRGITKDVVELLTSAADGAKSLIDASDRLVLYVEIARLFGSLGYQRKAAFFSRQVAQLYMQQDSRLTAISAMQVLAMTTKAYRVQSRASFSNHPHSSNEIGSSHVDGGKMHHQSVVSLFESQWSTLQMVVLREILLSAVRAGDPLAAWSAAARLLRSYYPLITPAGQNGLASALTNSAERLPSGTRCADPALPFVRLYSFPPYPCQMDIIKRNPAREDWWAGSAPSGPFIYTPFSKGEPNDSSKQELIWIVGEPVQVLVELANPCGFNLRVDSIYLSVRSGNFDAFPVSVDLPPNSSKLITLSGIPTSVGSVTIPGCTVHCFGVVTEHLFKDVDNLLLGAAQGLVLSDPFRCCGSPKLRNVSVPNISVVPSLPLLVSHVVGGDGTIVLYEGEIRDIWISLANAGTVPVEQAHISLSGKNQDSVVSIPYEILKSALPLKPGAEIVLPVTLKAWQHGPVDPDITSSKLASGRQLKDGSSPTLLIHYAGPLTDSGDPPTKGSSVPPGRRLVVPLHICVLQGLSFVKARLLSMEIPAHVGLNLPETVRLEANASKEAIDSKSKIDGFVKIDPFRGSWGLRFLELELSNPTDVVFEISVSVQLDNREDKLDNLSADQDVTEYSCPKTRIDRDYSARVLVPLEHFKLPILDSSFFMKDFQPDSVGRNSSFSEKNARAELNASIKSLISRIKVRWQSGRNSSGELNMKDAIQAALQTSVMDVLLPDPLTFGFRLVRNNLPQESDMPFGSSGQGSVMAHDRTPMEVLVRNNTKEIIRMSLSITCRDVAGENCIDGTKATVLWAGVLDAITMEVPPLEESKHSFALHFLVPGEYTLVAAAVIEDTNDILRTRAKTDSADEPIFCRGPPFHIRVIGTA from the exons ATGGAGCCAGATGTAAGCATCGAGACATCCTGCATGATCCGCATCGCCGTCCTCCCAATCGGTCCGGTGCCGCCCAACGTCATGCGCGACTATTACTCCATGTTCCTGCGTCACCACACGATCCCTCTCTCCGCCATCAGTTCCTTCTACACAGAGCACCAGAAATCTCCCTTTGCTAATCAGCCATGGGACAACGGCTCCCTTCGATTCAAATTCGTACTTGGTGGGTCCCCTCCCAGCCCCTGGGAGGATTTTCAGTCCAATCGCAAGATCCTCGCTGTCATCGGCTTTTGCCACTGTCCATCGTCGCCGGATCTCGATTCCGTCGTCGACCAATTCAGTCTTGCATGTAGAAGTTATGCCTCTGCTCTTGTGAGGCTTTGTTTCGCTTTCAGCCCCTGTGATTCTCAG CTGGAGGATGGAAGTAAGAAGGGTGAGAATCTGAGATTTTTTCCCCGGGCGGATCGCCAAACGGTGGAGATCCATTTGCAGACGATGATGCAAGATATTGCCGCGTCATTGCTGATGGAATTCGAGAAGTGGGTTCTACAGGCGGAATCTGCTGGAACTATTCTCAAGACGCCTTTGGATTCTCAAGCCAGTCTAGGCTCAGAGGAG GTGATCAAGGCCAAAAAGAGAAGACTCGCTCGTGCACAGAAGACAATTGGGGATTACTGTTTGTTGGCGGGGTCACCTGTTGATGCCAATGCTCACTATTCCACTGCCTTAGAATTAGCTAGATTGACTGCGGATTTCTTTTGGTATGCTGGGGCTTTGGAGGGTAGCGTTTGTGCCTTACTG ATAGACCAATTGGGCCAAAAGGATTCGGTTTTTGAGGATGAGGTCAAGTATCGGTATACTAGTGTGATATCACATTACAAAAAGTCATTCATACCAGACAATGCTCAAAG AGTTTCACCTTTGAGCTTTGAACTTGAAGCTACTCTGAAATTGGCAAGATTTCTTTGTAG aAGAGGAATCACTAAGGATGTGGTAGAGTTGCTAACCAGTGCTGCAGATGGTGCAAAATCCTTGATTGATGCCAGTGATAGACTCGTATTATATGTTGAAATAGCTCGCTTATTCGGGTCTCTTGGTTATCAGAGGAAAGCTGCCTTTTTCTCAAGACAGGTGGCTCAGTTGTATATGCAACAAGATAGTAGATTGACAGCTATCAGTGCTATGCAAGTTTTGGCAATGACCACTAAAGCATATCGTGTTCAGAGTAGAGCATCCTTCTCCAATCATCCTCATTCCAGT AATGAGATTGGATCAAGTCATGTTGATGGTGGGAAAATGCATCACCAATCAGTAGTTTCTCTATTCGAATCTCAATGGAGCACACTGCAAATGGTTGTATTGAGGGAGATACTGCTCTCTGCTGTTCGTGCAGGAGATCCTCTCGCTGCATGGAGTGCTGCTGCAAGGTTACTAAGATCATATTATCCTCTAATCACGCCTGCTGGACAGAATGGCCTTGCTAGTGCACTTACTAATTCAGCTGAGAGGTTGCCTTCAGGAACTCGCTGTGCTGATCCTGCCTTACCTTTTGTAAG GTTGTATTCCTTTCCTCCCTATCCCTGTCAAATGGACATTATAAAACGCAATCCAGCAAGAGAAGACTGGTGGGCTGGATCTGCTCCATCAGGGCCTTTTATCTATACACCATTCAGCAAAGGGGAGCCCAATGACAGTAGCAAGCAAGAGCTGATATGGATTGTTGGAGAACCAGTCCAGGTCTTGGTGGAGTTGGCAAACCCTTGTGGCTTTAATTTAAGGGTTGATAGCATATACCTATCTGTTCGTTCAGGAAATTTTGATGCTTTTCCTGTTAGTGTAGATCTTCCACCTAATTCATCAAAGTTGATCACTTTATCTGGAATCCCGACTTCTGTGGGGTCAGTGACAATTCCAGGGTGTACTGTTCACTGTTTTGGCGTTGTTACTGAACATCTATTCAAAGATGTCGATAATCTGCTTCTCGGTGCAGCACAAGGGCTTGTGCTTTCTGACCCTTTCAGATGTTGTGGGTCTCCAAAGCTGAGAAATGTGTCAGTTCCAAATATTTCTGTTGTACCATCACTTCCATTATTAGTTTCTCATGTTGTAGGTGGTGATGGAACAATAGTATTATATGAAGGTGAAATACGTGATATCTGGATTAGTCTGGCTAATGCAGGCACAGTTCCAGTCGAACAAGCACATATCTCACTCTCTGGTAAAAACCAAGATTCTGTAGTCTCAATACCATATGAAATCTTAAAATCTGCACTTCCGTTGAAGCCTGGCGCAGAAATTGTCCTACCTGTGACATTGAAGGCCTGGCAACATGGACCAGTGGATCCTGATATTACCAGTAGTAAGCTTGCATCTGGAAGGCAGTTAAAGGATGGTAGCAGTCCCACTTTGTTGATTCATTATGCTG gGCCATTGACAGATTCTGGAGATCCTCCAACAAAAGGATCTTCTGTTCCTCCTGGTAGACGCCTGGTGGTTCCCTTGCACATTTGTGTTTTGCAAGGTTTATCATTTGTGAAAGCTCGTTTGCTTTCCATGGAAATTCCTGCACATGTTGGCCTGAATCTACCAGAAACCGTTCGACTTGAGGCTAATGCTAGTAAAGAAGCAATTGATTCAAAAAGCAAGATAGATGGATTCGTAAAAATTGATCCTTTTAGAGGAAGTTGGGGGCTACGTTTTCTTGAATTAGAATTGTCTAATCCAACTGATGTTGTGTTTGAAATTAGTGTTTCCGTCCAGCTTGACAACCGTGAGGATAAGTTGGATAACCTTTCTGCTGATCAAGATGTTACTGAATATAGTTGTCCTAAAACAAGAATTGATAGGGATTACTCTGCCAGGGTATTAGTACCCCTAGAGCATTTTAAACTACCTATTCTTGACAGTTCCTTTTTCATGAAGGATTTTCAGCCTGATAGTGTTGGCAGAAATTCAAGCTTCTCTGAAAAGAATGCCAGGGCAGAATTAAACGCTTCCATTAAAAGCCTCATTTCCAGAATAAAGGTAAGGTGGCAATCAGGACGAAATAGCTCCGGAGAACTGAATATGAAGGATGCCATACAGGCAGCACTTCAGACATCTGTTATGGATGTATTATTACCTGATCCTTTGACATTTGGGTTCAGGCTTGTTAGAAATAATCTCCCGCAAGAATCTGATATGCCTTTCGGCTCTTCTGGGCAAGGTTCTGTAATGGCTCATGACAGGACTCCAATGGAAGTCCTAGTCCGCAACAACACCAAAGAAATCATTAGGATGAGTCTTAGCATTACATGCAGGGATGTGGCCGGTGAGAATTGCATCGACGGTACCAAGGCCACTGTCCTATGGGCTG GCGTTTTGGATGCAATTACTATGGAGGTTCCCCCACTTGAAGAATCAAAGCATTCTTTTGCATTGCATTTTCTTGTCCCTGGTGAGTACACTTTAGTAGCAGCTGCTGTAATTGAAGATACTAATGATATTCTCAGAACCCGTGCGAAAACTGATTCGGCTGATGAGCCAATATTCTGTCGAGGTCCCCCATTTCATATTCGTGTCATTGGAACTGCTTGA